Proteins encoded together in one Rhizobium bangladeshense window:
- the mmsB gene encoding multiple monosaccharide ABC transporter permease translates to MTPVNPTTEESNVVSVADYIRGNIREYGMLIALVAIMVFFQLYTGGILFKPVNLTNLVLQNSFIVIMALGMLLVIVAGHIDLSVGSIVAFVGALAAIFTVTWGMNFWVAGLICLIVGGIIGAAQGYFIAYHRIPSFIVTLAGMLIFRGLTLTVLAGKNIGPFPKEFQVISTGFLPGDMINIFGAPVQSTSLILTVILPVILFYLAWRRRKMNESHGIDVEPLGFFIGQNLVVSLAILWLGYQLSSYRGLPNVLVVMLVLIAIYAFVTKRTTVGRRIYAMGGNEKATKLSGINTQRLSFYTFVNMGVLAGLAGMIVALRLNSATPKAGVGFELDVIAACFIGGASASGGVGKITGAVIGAFIMGVMNNGMSIVGLGIDFQQMVKGAVLLAAVFFDVYNKNKG, encoded by the coding sequence ATGACTCCGGTCAACCCGACAACCGAGGAAAGCAACGTCGTTTCTGTTGCCGACTACATCCGCGGCAACATTCGTGAATACGGCATGCTCATCGCGCTCGTCGCGATCATGGTATTCTTCCAGCTTTACACCGGCGGCATTCTCTTCAAGCCGGTCAACCTGACGAACCTCGTCCTGCAGAATTCCTTCATCGTCATCATGGCGCTCGGCATGCTGCTCGTCATCGTGGCCGGGCATATCGACCTGTCGGTCGGTTCGATCGTCGCCTTCGTCGGCGCGCTCGCGGCAATCTTCACTGTGACATGGGGCATGAATTTCTGGGTCGCCGGCCTGATTTGTCTGATCGTCGGCGGCATTATCGGCGCTGCGCAGGGCTATTTCATCGCCTATCACCGCATCCCGTCCTTCATCGTGACGCTCGCCGGCATGCTGATCTTCCGCGGCCTGACGCTGACGGTGCTGGCAGGCAAGAACATCGGCCCGTTCCCGAAGGAATTCCAGGTCATCAGCACCGGCTTCCTGCCGGGCGACATGATCAACATCTTCGGCGCGCCCGTGCAGTCGACCTCGCTGATCCTGACGGTCATCCTGCCGGTCATCCTCTTCTACCTCGCCTGGCGTCGCCGCAAGATGAACGAAAGCCATGGCATCGATGTCGAGCCGCTGGGCTTCTTCATTGGCCAGAACCTGGTCGTTTCACTCGCCATTCTGTGGCTCGGCTATCAACTGTCCAGCTACAGGGGCCTGCCGAACGTTCTCGTCGTCATGCTGGTGCTGATCGCGATCTACGCCTTCGTCACCAAACGCACGACGGTCGGCCGGCGCATCTACGCCATGGGCGGCAATGAAAAGGCGACCAAGCTTTCGGGCATCAACACGCAGCGCCTCAGCTTCTACACCTTCGTCAACATGGGCGTGCTTGCAGGCCTTGCCGGCATGATCGTCGCACTCCGCCTGAACTCGGCAACGCCGAAAGCCGGCGTCGGCTTCGAGCTCGACGTGATCGCGGCCTGCTTCATCGGCGGCGCCTCGGCATCGGGCGGTGTCGGCAAGATCACCGGCGCGGTCATCGGCGCATTCATCATGGGCGTCATGAACAACGGCATGTCGATCGTCGGCCTCGGCATCGACTTCCAGCAGATGGTCAAGGGTGCGGTGCTTCTCGCGGCCGTGTTCTTCGACGTTTACAACAAGAACAAGGGCTGA
- the mmsA gene encoding multiple monosaccharide ABC transporter ATP-binding protein — MDNTILEMRSITKTFPGVKALENVNLKVRKGEIHALVGENGAGKSTLMKVLSGVYPTGSYEGDIVYEGETRHFKVLKDSEEIGIVIIHQELALVPLLSIGENIFLGNENAKNGVISWEETYNRTKQLLQKVGLRESPNTLVTDIGVGKQQLVEIAKALSKSVKLLILDEPTASLNEKDSDALLNLLIEFRNQGITSIIISHKLNEIRKVADQITVLRDGMTVKTLDCHADEISEDIIIKNMVGRDLADRYPPRSVPIGETIFEVKNWNAYHQHHRDRQVLHDINVSVRKGEVVGIAGLMGAGRTEFAMSVFGKSYGHKISGEVFVEGKPVDVSTVRKAIDAGLAYVTEDRKQLGLVLNDTILHNTTLANLEGISSNSVIDDIKEMKVATDYRSKLRIRSHGIFQETVNLSGGNQQKVVLSKWLFSDPEILILDEPTRGIDVGAKYEIYTIINQLAADGKGVLMISSEMPELLGTCDRIYVMNEGRIVAELPKGEASQETIMRAIMRSGEKRQ, encoded by the coding sequence ATGGACAACACCATCCTCGAAATGCGGAGCATCACCAAGACGTTCCCGGGCGTTAAGGCGCTGGAGAATGTGAACCTCAAGGTTCGCAAGGGTGAAATTCACGCATTGGTAGGCGAAAACGGGGCCGGAAAATCGACCCTGATGAAAGTGCTATCGGGCGTCTATCCCACGGGAAGCTATGAGGGCGACATCGTCTATGAAGGCGAGACGCGCCACTTCAAGGTCCTGAAGGACTCCGAAGAAATCGGCATCGTCATCATTCACCAGGAACTGGCGCTCGTGCCGTTGCTGTCGATCGGCGAAAACATCTTCCTCGGCAACGAGAATGCCAAGAACGGGGTTATCAGCTGGGAAGAGACCTATAACCGCACGAAGCAACTCTTGCAGAAAGTCGGTCTGCGCGAATCCCCGAACACTTTGGTGACAGACATCGGCGTCGGCAAGCAGCAGCTCGTAGAGATCGCCAAGGCGCTGTCGAAGAGTGTGAAGCTCCTCATCCTCGACGAGCCCACAGCCTCGCTCAACGAGAAGGACTCCGACGCACTGCTCAATCTGCTGATCGAGTTCCGCAATCAGGGCATCACCTCGATCATCATTTCCCACAAGCTGAACGAGATCCGCAAGGTCGCCGACCAGATCACGGTCCTGCGCGATGGCATGACCGTCAAGACGCTCGACTGTCACGCGGACGAGATCAGCGAAGACATCATCATCAAGAACATGGTGGGCCGCGACCTCGCCGATCGTTATCCGCCGCGCTCGGTGCCGATTGGCGAGACGATCTTCGAAGTCAAGAACTGGAACGCCTATCACCAGCATCACCGCGACCGCCAGGTGCTGCATGACATCAACGTCAGCGTCCGCAAGGGCGAGGTCGTCGGTATCGCCGGTCTGATGGGTGCGGGCCGCACCGAATTCGCCATGAGCGTCTTCGGCAAGTCCTACGGGCACAAGATCAGCGGCGAGGTGTTCGTCGAGGGCAAGCCGGTCGACGTCAGCACCGTGCGCAAGGCGATTGATGCGGGTCTTGCCTATGTCACCGAGGACCGCAAACAGCTTGGCCTCGTGCTCAACGACACGATCCTGCACAACACGACGCTCGCCAACCTCGAAGGTATTTCGAGCAATAGCGTCATCGACGACATCAAGGAGATGAAGGTCGCGACCGATTACCGGTCGAAGCTGCGCATTCGCTCGCACGGCATCTTCCAGGAAACGGTCAATCTTTCCGGCGGCAACCAGCAAAAGGTCGTGCTGTCGAAGTGGCTGTTCTCCGATCCCGAGATTTTGATCCTCGACGAGCCCACGCGCGGCATCGACGTTGGCGCAAAGTACGAGATTTATACTATCATCAACCAGCTTGCCGCCGATGGAAAGGGCGTTCTGATGATCTCATCGGAAATGCCCGAACTGCTTGGCACTTGTGACCGCATCTACGTGATGAACGAAGGACGCATCGTCGCCGAACTGCCGAAGGGAGAAGCAAGCCAGGAAACCATCATGCGCGCTATCATGCGCTCAGGGGAGAAGAGACAATGA
- the chvE gene encoding multiple monosaccharide ABC transporter substrate-binding protein: MKSIISLMAAAAFGVASFVMPAMAQDKGLVGIAMPTKSSARWIDDGNNIVKQLEAAGYKTDLQYADDDIPNQLSQIENMVTKGAKVLVIASIDGTTLSDVLQKAHDAGIKVIAYDRLIRDSANVDYYATFDNFQVGVLQANSIVDALGLKDGKGPFNIELFGGSPDDNNAFFFYDGAMSVLQPYIDSGKLVVKSGQTGMDKVGTLRWDAATAQARMDNLLSANYTDAKVDAVLSPYDGLSIGIISSLKGVGYGSADQPLPVVSGQDAEIPSVKSIIAGEQHSTIFKDTRELAKVTVSMVDAVMSGKEPEVNDTKTYDNGVKVVPSYLLKPVSVDKTNYKQVLIDSGYYTEDQLK, encoded by the coding sequence ATGAAATCCATTATCTCATTGATGGCTGCGGCTGCCTTCGGCGTCGCTTCCTTCGTCATGCCTGCCATGGCGCAGGACAAGGGCCTCGTGGGCATCGCCATGCCGACGAAGTCCTCCGCTCGCTGGATCGACGACGGCAACAACATCGTCAAGCAGCTCGAGGCCGCCGGCTATAAGACTGACCTGCAGTATGCTGACGACGATATTCCGAACCAGCTGTCGCAGATCGAAAACATGGTCACCAAGGGTGCCAAGGTTCTCGTCATCGCTTCGATCGACGGCACGACGCTTTCCGACGTTCTCCAGAAGGCTCACGACGCCGGCATCAAGGTCATCGCTTACGACCGCCTGATCCGTGACTCGGCCAACGTCGACTACTACGCCACCTTCGACAACTTCCAGGTCGGCGTTCTCCAGGCAAACTCGATCGTTGACGCCCTCGGCCTCAAGGATGGCAAGGGCCCGTTCAACATCGAACTCTTCGGCGGTTCGCCGGATGATAACAACGCCTTCTTCTTCTATGATGGCGCGATGTCCGTTCTGCAGCCCTACATCGACTCGGGCAAGCTCGTCGTGAAGTCCGGCCAGACCGGCATGGACAAGGTCGGCACGCTGCGTTGGGATGCGGCTACCGCCCAGGCCCGCATGGACAACCTGCTCTCGGCCAATTACACCGACGCCAAGGTCGACGCCGTCCTGTCTCCCTATGACGGCCTCTCGATCGGCATCATCTCCTCGCTGAAGGGCGTCGGCTATGGTTCCGCTGACCAGCCGCTCCCGGTCGTTTCCGGCCAGGACGCTGAAATCCCGTCGGTCAAGTCGATCATCGCTGGCGAACAGCACTCGACGATTTTCAAGGACACCCGCGAACTCGCCAAGGTCACGGTTTCCATGGTCGATGCCGTCATGTCCGGCAAGGAGCCTGAGGTCAATGACACCAAGACCTACGACAACGGCGTCAAGGTCGTTCCGTCCTATCTGCTGAAGCCGGTTTCGGTCGACAAGACCAACTACAAGCAGGTCCTGATCGACAGCGGCTACTACACAGAAGACCAGCTGAAGTAA
- a CDS encoding LysR family transcriptional regulator: MTIVSEPISMDHVDIHSDSFGDDSFLRSGLKLNHLRMIVAIEDSGQISAAADVLNISQPAASRMLSEMEAITKTPLYERVARGVVLTTFGAALARRARKILLELREASREIAELKSGKGGSVFIGAVTAPAMSLVVPAINKVRKAYPGIEINIQVETSNVLARELLAARHDFIIGRIPDDLNPRLFEVREIGIERACLIVRNHHPLLKRKKTSSLTDVRDYDWVFQPPGTLLRRTIEDIFLSQGVALPENIVNTSSLLLTCAIVCETDAIAPVAVDVAHFLASQGAKASDVRMLPIDFDINVKPYSLITARERALPPSARLLYDIILEESLKQGAKA, from the coding sequence ATGACGATCGTTTCAGAGCCCATTTCGATGGATCACGTCGATATCCACAGCGACAGTTTCGGCGACGACAGCTTTCTCCGTTCGGGACTTAAGCTGAATCACCTGCGCATGATCGTCGCAATCGAAGATAGTGGACAGATTTCCGCAGCTGCGGATGTCCTCAACATCTCGCAGCCCGCCGCATCGCGCATGCTGTCGGAAATGGAGGCGATCACCAAGACGCCGCTCTACGAGCGCGTCGCCCGCGGCGTGGTGCTGACGACCTTCGGCGCGGCCCTTGCCAGACGCGCCCGCAAGATCCTTCTGGAGTTGCGCGAGGCGAGCCGCGAGATCGCCGAATTGAAGAGCGGCAAGGGCGGCTCGGTCTTCATCGGTGCGGTCACGGCGCCGGCCATGAGCCTCGTTGTGCCGGCAATCAACAAGGTGCGTAAAGCCTATCCCGGCATCGAGATCAACATTCAGGTGGAGACGAGCAATGTGCTCGCCCGCGAACTGCTCGCCGCCCGCCACGACTTCATCATCGGCCGCATTCCCGACGATCTCAATCCGCGGCTGTTCGAGGTCAGGGAGATCGGCATCGAGCGGGCCTGCCTGATCGTGCGTAACCACCATCCGCTCCTGAAAAGAAAGAAGACGAGCAGCCTTACCGACGTCAGGGATTACGACTGGGTGTTCCAGCCGCCGGGCACGCTGTTGCGTCGCACGATCGAAGACATCTTTCTGTCCCAGGGCGTGGCGCTGCCCGAAAATATCGTCAACACCTCCTCGCTGCTGCTCACCTGCGCCATCGTCTGCGAAACCGATGCGATCGCGCCCGTCGCCGTCGACGTCGCCCATTTCCTGGCAAGCCAAGGCGCCAAGGCGTCCGACGTGCGCATGCTGCCGATCGATTTCGACATCAACGTCAAGCCCTACAGCCTGATCACCGCGAGAGAGCGGGCACTGCCGCCGAGCGCCAGGCTGCTCTACGACATCATTCTCGAGGAGAGCCTGAAGCAGGGGGCTAAAGCATGA
- a CDS encoding Hint domain-containing protein — protein sequence MSSTEDPKLPRNTARRHFLGVAAATGARLAAMAAMATAISTSPAKAMGRRWGRGGSGGHGGSGGSGGPGGRGGRGGSGANCFLRGTGILTDCGEKPVEDLSIGDRVALADGSTRPVKWVGRQTFKRSGARWQKDVVPIRVSRHALDGHTPHSDLFLSPGHALYLNGVLIQVKELVNGTTIAPVTPAAEGSIEYFAVMLDTHEVILAEGAAVETFHLKDSNHENFCNFAEYQRLYGEERIVMTPFAPLLGGGWSHLRALLLLSVSPLVPVRDPFGDACETIEAQAREPSL from the coding sequence ATGTCATCTACGGAAGACCCAAAGCTGCCACGCAACACCGCGCGCAGACATTTTCTAGGTGTGGCTGCAGCTACCGGCGCTCGTCTCGCCGCCATGGCGGCCATGGCCACGGCAATTTCTACCTCTCCGGCCAAAGCGATGGGTCGACGTTGGGGACGCGGCGGCTCCGGTGGACACGGAGGTTCCGGTGGGAGCGGTGGCCCAGGCGGAAGAGGTGGCCGTGGCGGCAGCGGCGCAAATTGCTTCCTGCGGGGAACGGGGATACTAACGGATTGCGGTGAGAAGCCCGTCGAGGATCTCAGCATCGGCGACCGCGTTGCCCTTGCTGACGGCAGCACCCGTCCGGTAAAGTGGGTCGGCCGCCAAACCTTCAAGAGGAGCGGCGCGCGCTGGCAAAAGGACGTCGTGCCGATCAGGGTCTCCCGCCACGCACTCGATGGGCACACACCCCATTCGGATCTCTTTCTCTCGCCTGGCCACGCGCTGTACCTCAACGGAGTTCTGATCCAGGTGAAGGAGCTCGTGAACGGCACGACGATCGCACCGGTCACGCCCGCCGCCGAGGGATCGATCGAGTACTTCGCCGTCATGCTCGATACGCACGAAGTTATCCTTGCCGAAGGTGCTGCGGTCGAAACCTTCCATCTGAAGGACAGCAATCACGAGAACTTCTGCAATTTTGCAGAATACCAGCGTCTCTACGGCGAGGAACGCATCGTGATGACACCGTTTGCGCCGCTGCTGGGAGGTGGCTGGTCACATTTGAGAGCGCTTCTCCTGCTCAGCGTTTCGCCGCTGGTACCGGTGCGCGATCCATTCGGCGATGCCTGCGAAACGATCGAGGCGCAGGCTAGGGAACCGTCACTCTGA